In one Chitinophaga sancti genomic region, the following are encoded:
- a CDS encoding serine hydrolase domain-containing protein, whose product MRHTPLYLFVLLFAHSLLAQTSPTEKRTDSICRLVVQLLNDSQPDSAYEFWGESIRKLYTPDMWRNTFKTNIQPLVPMKDLRFIGSRDGINAYNVNSIIPLNVYAKLDATGKMEIFFFEDARKKKPAAPQTPVLSDNPLKSHPDSIVEAAIRPYINQSGIVGLSVGVHYRGQDFYYNYGLPRLDADTLPDNRLVYEIGSLSKTFTGTLLALAVNQKKLSLDQSITTFLPDSVAANPALKGITFRHLASHTSGFPRLPSNLDITKNEQPYEHYDQAHLFSYLKTATPSTAPGKVFAYSNFGFGLLGVLLERVYGMQYADLLSKYITGPLQLTHTGVSVSAAAAQGYDSGLNPVEIWNFNSLQAAGAVRSDAKDLLRYAVLQLEQGKDPLHQAVALAHQPVFDDGTTKIGLAWIRYQHQDELLFHNGSTGGCRSFLLADTAANTAVVILVNSVNFADAVGEQIIRNLKK is encoded by the coding sequence ATGAGACACACCCCGCTTTACCTATTTGTATTGTTGTTCGCCCATTCATTATTGGCCCAGACAAGCCCCACAGAAAAACGAACCGACAGTATCTGCCGCCTGGTGGTACAATTACTCAACGATAGCCAACCTGACAGTGCCTACGAATTTTGGGGAGAAAGCATCAGGAAGCTATATACGCCGGATATGTGGCGGAATACTTTCAAAACAAATATCCAGCCGCTGGTGCCAATGAAAGACCTCCGGTTTATTGGTAGCCGGGATGGTATCAATGCCTACAACGTAAACAGCATTATACCGCTGAATGTGTATGCAAAGCTGGATGCTACCGGGAAAATGGAAATCTTCTTCTTTGAAGATGCCAGGAAGAAAAAGCCAGCAGCACCTCAAACGCCGGTACTTTCTGACAATCCCCTGAAAAGTCACCCCGACAGCATTGTGGAAGCTGCTATAAGACCTTATATCAATCAATCGGGTATTGTAGGACTCAGCGTCGGCGTACATTACAGGGGGCAGGATTTTTATTACAATTACGGCCTTCCCCGCCTGGATGCAGATACGCTGCCTGACAACCGCCTTGTGTATGAAATAGGTTCTCTCTCCAAGACATTTACAGGCACCTTGCTGGCCCTGGCTGTTAACCAGAAAAAGCTAAGCCTGGATCAGTCCATTACTACATTTCTTCCTGATTCTGTGGCCGCTAATCCTGCATTAAAAGGCATTACATTCAGGCATCTGGCCAGCCATACCTCGGGATTTCCCAGGCTGCCTTCTAACCTGGATATAACTAAAAACGAACAGCCGTATGAACACTATGACCAGGCACACCTGTTTAGCTATCTGAAAACGGCAACGCCCTCCACAGCACCGGGTAAGGTATTTGCATACAGTAATTTCGGATTTGGATTACTGGGTGTATTGCTGGAAAGAGTATACGGAATGCAGTATGCAGATTTGCTGTCAAAATATATCACCGGCCCACTGCAATTAACGCATACAGGCGTCAGCGTAAGTGCTGCAGCTGCGCAGGGTTATGATAGCGGATTGAATCCTGTGGAGATCTGGAATTTTAACAGCCTGCAAGCTGCAGGTGCTGTCAGATCAGATGCGAAAGACCTGCTGAGGTATGCTGTTCTGCAGCTGGAACAGGGAAAGGACCCCTTGCATCAGGCAGTAGCACTGGCGCACCAGCCGGTATTTGATGATGGTACCACCAAAATAGGCCTGGCCTGGATCCGTTACCAGCACCAGGATGAATTACTGTTTCACAACGGTAGTACCGGTGGTTGCCGCTCCTTTTTACTGGCCGATACAGCTGCGAATACCGCAGTTGTAATACTAGTGAATTCAGTAAATTTTGCAGATGCAGTAGGTGAACAGATCATCCGTAACCTGAAAAAATAA
- a CDS encoding SDR family NAD(P)-dependent oxidoreductase has protein sequence MGNQRKTWFITGASQGIGLILVQQLLAAGYNVAATARKLETLRQAVGVDSSQFLPLQVDLVSEESVGEAVSKAITQFNTIDYLVNNAGFGLIGGIEETSDTEVRNSFDVNVFGLLNVTRAILPHMRAAQSGHIINMSSVFGLISGGGWGIYCGTKFAVEGISEALAQEVKPFGISVTIAEPGYVRTNFLSSGSIAHPAHPVAAYTALEEERRKHKEDVPGTQPGDPEKVAAAIIRLGQMSEAPLRVLMGADALQFANYKIQMLQEGIAANKEMTLSTDFSASF, from the coding sequence ATGGGCAATCAAAGAAAAACATGGTTTATCACCGGTGCATCACAGGGTATTGGACTGATCCTGGTACAACAATTACTGGCTGCCGGCTATAATGTAGCGGCAACTGCACGTAAGCTGGAGACCCTCCGGCAGGCAGTAGGGGTAGACAGTTCCCAGTTCCTGCCCCTGCAGGTCGATCTTGTCAGCGAAGAAAGTGTAGGGGAAGCCGTAAGTAAGGCAATCACACAATTTAATACGATCGATTATTTAGTAAATAACGCAGGTTTTGGCCTTATAGGTGGCATTGAAGAGACTTCTGATACCGAGGTAAGGAACAGCTTTGATGTGAACGTATTCGGGCTGTTAAACGTTACCCGTGCTATTCTGCCACATATGAGGGCGGCACAATCCGGTCATATCATCAATATGTCTTCCGTATTTGGGTTAATCTCCGGTGGGGGATGGGGTATTTATTGCGGCACCAAGTTCGCCGTAGAAGGAATCTCTGAGGCACTGGCACAGGAAGTAAAGCCATTCGGTATCAGCGTAACAATTGCAGAACCCGGGTATGTACGTACGAACTTCCTGAGCAGCGGATCAATTGCACATCCTGCACACCCTGTAGCTGCATATACAGCACTGGAAGAAGAACGCCGTAAGCATAAAGAAGATGTACCCGGTACACAGCCAGGTGATCCTGAAAAAGTAGCGGCAGCCATCATCCGCCTGGGCCAGATGAGTGAAGCTCCCTTGCGGGTACTCATGGGAGCTGACGCTTTACAGTTCGCCAATTATAAGATCCAAATGTTGCAGGAGGGTATTGCAGCCAATAAGGAGATGACTTTGTCTACTGATTTTAGTGCATCATTTTGA
- a CDS encoding AraC family transcriptional regulator: MGRNNIPRLALRAFTEVNFREPFLHVENYPVDAGLFIIKDRKTTPVKDYISPNRRQFYKIFHITAGTGILTVGLHQYFMNPGDISFLHPDEIMSWQTTSAETEGHFCLIHPDYFQGASHLLQLFRNYAYFQPAKAVVQLTPAQSEKTDQYFKAILEEEEGNNEDKQQAIFLHLQLILLAAQRAGKNLADEAVPESYRYIYGFLSLLEATFQVRHPDDVVKIKTATEFAEQLHVHPNYLNTLVKNQTGKTLREHIQERLLYEAKVLLKQTDWDIRAISYVLGFSEQAAFTALFNKKEQVSPSKFRENLKRTSIPVV; encoded by the coding sequence ATGGGAAGAAACAATATTCCTCGCTTAGCGTTGAGGGCCTTCACAGAGGTAAATTTCAGGGAGCCATTCCTGCATGTTGAAAATTACCCGGTAGATGCAGGCCTCTTTATCATCAAAGACCGGAAAACGACGCCGGTGAAGGATTACATTTCTCCCAACCGCAGGCAGTTTTACAAAATATTTCATATTACAGCAGGTACAGGCATATTGACTGTAGGCTTGCATCAATATTTCATGAACCCGGGCGACATTTCATTTTTGCACCCGGATGAGATCATGTCGTGGCAAACCACATCTGCTGAAACAGAAGGTCATTTTTGCCTGATCCACCCGGACTATTTTCAGGGTGCCAGTCACCTGCTACAGTTATTCAGAAACTATGCTTATTTCCAGCCTGCGAAAGCTGTGGTACAATTAACGCCCGCGCAGTCTGAGAAAACAGACCAATATTTCAAAGCGATCCTGGAAGAAGAGGAAGGAAACAATGAAGATAAACAACAAGCCATCTTCCTGCATTTACAACTTATACTGCTTGCGGCACAGCGTGCCGGGAAAAACCTGGCCGACGAAGCTGTGCCTGAGAGCTATCGTTATATTTATGGATTCCTGTCTTTGCTGGAAGCCACTTTCCAGGTACGGCACCCGGATGATGTAGTGAAAATAAAAACAGCCACGGAGTTTGCCGAACAATTACATGTACACCCCAATTACCTGAATACACTGGTGAAAAACCAGACCGGCAAAACCCTCAGGGAGCATATCCAGGAACGGCTCTTGTACGAAGCAAAGGTATTGCTGAAGCAAACCGACTGGGATATCAGGGCCATCAGTTATGTACTGGGCTTTTCTGAACAGGCTGCTTTTACCGCACTTTTTAATAAGAAGGAACAGGTGTCTCCCTCTAAATTCAGAGAAAATTTGAAACGCACAAGTATCCCTGTTGTTTGA
- a CDS encoding WGR domain-containing protein: MMQYFEFQDENGACFFEIRLEDRIVRTRSGQKGTPGITMEKIFRDAGTAAAEFNRLTKEKENDAFYFRLGDEYSL; this comes from the coding sequence ATGATGCAATATTTTGAATTTCAGGACGAAAATGGAGCCTGCTTTTTTGAGATCAGGTTGGAGGACAGGATCGTGAGAACAAGATCAGGACAAAAAGGCACACCAGGTATTACCATGGAAAAAATATTCCGGGATGCAGGAACGGCAGCAGCAGAATTTAACCGATTGACGAAAGAGAAGGAAAACGATGCTTTTTATTTCCGTTTGGGAGATGAGTACAGTTTGTAA
- a CDS encoding helix-turn-helix transcriptional regulator, with the protein MSQLINKITIFFIVFILLVASCAARTPADSLSAVLAQKNITPGQKVMTLSLLARAKSITENKTAIAIGLQAVALSRGLSDAQYTSIAYATLAQIYIQANDLTRSAAVVDSAVYYAEKTGSQLAKGIAWYRKCWMENIKGDEKNALLSGQQALKYLEKARSPYYASAVYYVMASIYANQEDGPLHKKYGQLSLQAALVDMDYDNILVAYQTLGTYWQYYHMAHTSDKAALDSAIYYNSLSIATYLNNKDRIIFHSTVAITALNLADIYAQNFPASYRDTVFKYLDIARKIGVETHHMEVVSNCYGMQSDYEAAAGHYDKAEELLQKGLAIINADSSNTLATKIQFMSALAALAEKRGNYKDALQYQQQFSALYKQLYNEEKLNITKELEAKYQAEKTATALRNLEQTASLHKTLGYLYIGLALALLTAAIFLFRSYHFRLKQLGMETRLKDEEAMRLIAEQQLMQERQERLQKDLLAGTLQVEQKNALVQTLQKKIAEHTNNKSVLTQINRIIDHDKRLDESLAEDKADFENVNPEVFDKLKERSDNSLSRLDLKHCAYIYIGLTNKEVSQRLGIAPKSILMARYRIKLKLGLGKDEELDTYIRSL; encoded by the coding sequence ATGTCGCAGTTAATCAATAAGATAACCATATTCTTCATTGTTTTCATCCTATTGGTGGCGTCGTGTGCCGCCCGCACACCTGCCGATTCTCTTAGCGCTGTACTAGCTCAAAAAAATATTACACCCGGGCAAAAAGTGATGACGCTTAGTCTCCTTGCCAGGGCCAAATCCATTACAGAAAATAAGACTGCGATAGCAATCGGACTACAGGCAGTGGCCCTCAGCCGTGGCCTTTCGGATGCACAATACACTTCCATAGCTTATGCCACATTGGCACAGATTTATATCCAGGCAAATGATCTTACCCGGTCTGCAGCAGTGGTAGATAGTGCAGTTTACTACGCCGAAAAAACAGGTAGTCAGCTGGCAAAAGGGATCGCCTGGTATCGCAAATGCTGGATGGAAAATATCAAAGGGGATGAAAAAAACGCCCTGCTGAGTGGGCAACAGGCATTAAAATACCTGGAGAAAGCAAGGTCTCCCTATTATGCATCAGCCGTATATTATGTGATGGCCAGCATCTATGCAAACCAGGAAGATGGCCCCCTGCATAAAAAATATGGACAGCTATCGCTGCAGGCGGCATTGGTGGATATGGACTACGATAACATCCTCGTTGCCTATCAGACACTGGGCACCTACTGGCAATACTATCACATGGCGCATACCAGCGACAAGGCAGCGCTCGACTCAGCAATTTATTATAACAGCCTGTCGATTGCTACTTATTTAAATAATAAGGACCGCATCATCTTTCATAGCACAGTGGCGATCACGGCCCTGAACCTGGCAGACATCTATGCACAAAATTTTCCCGCCTCCTACAGGGATACAGTATTTAAATACCTGGACATTGCCCGGAAAATCGGTGTTGAAACCCATCATATGGAGGTTGTTTCCAATTGCTATGGTATGCAGAGCGATTATGAAGCCGCTGCCGGCCACTATGATAAGGCCGAAGAACTATTGCAGAAAGGGCTGGCTATAATAAATGCAGATAGTTCGAATACACTGGCGACCAAAATACAATTCATGTCTGCCCTGGCTGCACTGGCAGAGAAACGGGGCAATTATAAAGATGCACTGCAATACCAGCAGCAATTCTCCGCCTTGTATAAGCAACTTTATAACGAAGAAAAACTGAATATTACCAAAGAACTGGAGGCAAAGTACCAGGCAGAGAAAACAGCCACCGCCCTCCGGAACCTGGAACAGACAGCCAGTTTGCACAAGACGCTGGGCTATCTTTATATAGGCCTGGCACTGGCCTTACTCACGGCAGCCATCTTCCTTTTCCGTTCCTATCATTTCCGCCTGAAACAACTGGGCATGGAAACCCGCCTGAAAGATGAAGAAGCCATGCGCCTCATTGCAGAGCAACAATTAATGCAGGAGAGACAGGAACGGCTACAGAAAGACCTGCTGGCAGGTACACTACAGGTAGAACAGAAAAATGCCCTTGTACAGACCTTACAAAAAAAGATCGCGGAACATACCAACAATAAATCCGTCCTTACACAGATCAACAGGATCATCGATCACGATAAAAGACTGGATGAATCGCTGGCAGAAGACAAAGCGGATTTTGAAAACGTGAACCCCGAAGTGTTTGATAAATTAAAAGAACGATCTGACAATTCACTTTCCAGGCTTGACCTGAAACACTGTGCTTATATCTATATAGGTTTAACCAACAAAGAAGTCTCCCAGCGACTGGGTATTGCGCCTAAGAGTATCCTGATGGCCCGTTACAGGATCAAATTAAAACTGGGTCTGGGCAAGGACGAGGAACTGGATACATATATCCGTTCACTTTAG
- a CDS encoding alpha-L-rhamnosidase-related protein, which yields MKLLYTLFSFTVLCSNLCFSQDNRPWNAQWIGLKAPFDNGKSYGVYYFRKAIDLPEKPGSFIIHASADNRYKLYINGQLVNIGPAKGDFYNWNYETIDLAPYLVKGRNSVAAIVWNEAEFRPEWQMTLRTAFIIQGHTPAEDILNTNDSWKCVQDKAFSPLWGFFAATNGEIVDMNKTISNWQAKDFDDSAWPPAGSLFQGNLKGAGDGFGYMLVPSTIPARELTYQPITVIRKGSSLPATIPANTTATILLDQTYETNAFPTIHFSGGKDAGLSLSYAEALYDHQEPYGSHKSNRNDVEGKDFFGVKDSLTSNGLQDQTFTPFNFRTFRYIKLAVHTKDAPLVIDSLYGTFTGYPFKQTAIFKSADTTIPKILDIGWRTARLNAFETYMDCPFYEQLQYIGDTRIQAMVSYYYSGDDRLARHALDLMDQSRLPEGVTLSRYPTHTTQVISTFSLWYIGMLHDYYMYRHDNDFIKNKLPGMRGILAFFAKYQLPDGSLANTPYWNFVDWASGKDWNGGAPPKGSDGSSAIVDLQLLWAYQWAAQMDPSPLYTQKIAQLTNTIKLKYWDAGKGLFADTKEKDHFSQHANSLAILTGLVSKAAMPALGKKLLADNTLTQCSIYFKYYLHQALVQAGLGDDYYNWLGIWKENIAMGLTTWAEYSDVGYSRSDCHAWGSSPNIEFFRTVLGIDSDAPGFSKIKIEPHLGSLKNVSGEMPHPFGKISVNYEFKGGQWNMELQLPANSSGNFIWKGKAYPIKAGNNKIRLQA from the coding sequence ATGAAGCTTCTTTATACCTTATTCTCCTTTACTGTATTATGCAGTAATCTTTGTTTCAGTCAGGATAACCGCCCCTGGAATGCCCAGTGGATCGGCCTGAAGGCACCATTCGACAATGGTAAAAGTTATGGGGTTTATTATTTCAGAAAGGCGATAGACCTGCCTGAAAAACCAGGGAGCTTCATCATTCATGCCTCTGCCGATAACCGGTATAAATTGTACATCAACGGGCAACTCGTAAATATCGGCCCTGCCAAAGGGGATTTTTACAACTGGAATTATGAAACGATCGACCTGGCGCCCTACCTGGTCAAAGGCAGGAACAGCGTAGCGGCCATCGTGTGGAACGAAGCAGAGTTCCGCCCGGAATGGCAAATGACCCTGCGAACCGCATTCATTATCCAGGGACATACCCCTGCAGAAGACATCCTGAATACCAACGATTCCTGGAAATGTGTGCAGGACAAAGCCTTCTCACCTTTATGGGGTTTCTTTGCCGCTACTAACGGTGAGATCGTGGATATGAATAAGACGATTTCCAACTGGCAGGCAAAGGATTTTGATGACAGTGCCTGGCCTCCGGCAGGTAGCCTGTTCCAGGGCAATCTGAAAGGTGCTGGCGATGGTTTTGGTTACATGCTGGTACCCAGCACTATTCCAGCCAGGGAACTTACCTACCAGCCTATCACAGTGATACGTAAAGGTTCTTCGCTGCCTGCTACCATTCCTGCTAATACCACGGCTACAATATTACTCGATCAGACCTACGAAACCAACGCATTCCCCACCATTCATTTCAGTGGTGGTAAAGATGCCGGGCTTTCTCTCAGTTATGCAGAAGCCTTGTATGACCACCAGGAACCTTATGGCTCCCACAAAAGCAATAGAAACGATGTGGAGGGGAAAGACTTTTTTGGTGTGAAAGACAGTCTTACAAGTAATGGCCTGCAGGATCAAACATTCACTCCCTTCAATTTCCGTACTTTCAGGTATATAAAGCTGGCAGTACATACCAAAGATGCGCCTTTAGTGATCGATAGTCTTTATGGCACTTTCACCGGGTATCCGTTTAAGCAGACCGCAATTTTTAAATCTGCTGATACCACCATTCCAAAAATACTCGACATCGGCTGGCGTACTGCCAGGCTGAATGCCTTCGAAACCTATATGGATTGCCCATTCTACGAGCAGTTGCAATACATCGGTGATACCCGTATCCAGGCCATGGTGTCCTATTATTATAGTGGTGATGACAGACTGGCCCGTCATGCCCTCGACCTGATGGATCAATCCCGTTTACCCGAAGGCGTGACCCTCAGCCGTTATCCCACACATACCACACAGGTGATTTCTACTTTCTCCCTATGGTATATCGGGATGTTGCATGATTACTACATGTACAGGCATGACAATGATTTCATAAAAAATAAACTGCCGGGCATGAGAGGCATCCTGGCCTTCTTTGCTAAATACCAATTGCCAGATGGCTCCCTTGCCAATACACCCTACTGGAATTTCGTAGACTGGGCCTCCGGCAAGGACTGGAATGGAGGTGCGCCTCCCAAAGGGAGCGATGGCAGTTCTGCGATCGTAGATCTGCAATTATTATGGGCGTATCAATGGGCTGCACAAATGGATCCCTCTCCCTTATATACACAAAAAATTGCGCAACTCACGAATACGATTAAACTAAAATACTGGGATGCCGGCAAAGGTTTATTCGCAGATACAAAGGAGAAGGACCACTTCTCCCAACACGCAAATTCTCTCGCCATCCTTACAGGCCTGGTAAGTAAAGCAGCTATGCCTGCGCTTGGAAAAAAACTCCTGGCCGATAATACCCTCACCCAATGTTCTATCTATTTTAAATACTATCTCCACCAGGCACTGGTACAAGCCGGCCTCGGAGATGATTATTACAACTGGCTGGGCATCTGGAAAGAGAACATTGCCATGGGCCTGACTACCTGGGCAGAGTATTCTGATGTAGGTTATTCCCGGTCTGACTGCCATGCATGGGGGAGTAGTCCTAATATCGAATTTTTCAGAACTGTATTAGGTATAGACAGTGATGCACCCGGTTTCAGTAAAATAAAAATTGAGCCACACCTGGGTAGTCTGAAAAATGTAAGTGGTGAAATGCCGCATCCTTTTGGCAAGATCAGTGTTAATTACGAATTCAAAGGTGGCCAATGGAATATGGAGCTGCAATTGCCTGCTAATTCATCCGGAAATTTCATCTGGAAAGGGAAAGCCTATCCAATCAAAGCCGGGAATAATAAAATCAGGTTGCAGGCATAG